Below is a genomic region from Paludicola sp. MB14-C6.
ATGATTTACCAATACATCACCGCCTGTTATTGCAGCACCACAAAGGTATGTAATTGCAACGATACGGTCTGGCATAACAGAATATTCAACAGAATTGAGCTTTTCAACTCCCTCTATAACAATTGTACTTTTTCCGGCTCCTTTGATTCTTGCACCACGTTGATTTAAATAATTTGCTAAATCGATAATTTCAGGTTCTTGAGCTGCATTTAATATGATTGTTTCCCCTTTTGACATAACGCTCGCCAATAAAATATTTTCGGTTGCGCCTACGCTTGGAAATGACAAATTTATCTTACAGCCTTTTAAGCCATTTGTTGCTTGACAACATAGCTTGCCGTACTCTTCAACGATATCTACTCCCAATTTTTGCAGCGAGGAGATATGTAAATCTATTGGCCTTGGTCCAAGTTCGCATCCTCCCGGGAAAGATAATGTTGCTTTTCCCATTCTTGATATAATTGCGCCTAAAAATACAATAGAAGATCGCATTTCATGCATCAAATTCTCTGGAATTTCGGTCTGTGCAATATGATCACTATTTATAATAACGGTATCCCCTTCACGTTCAACCGTACAACCAAGATAAGTAAGAATTTTGATAGCCGCATCTACATCAGACAGTTTGGGACAATTCTTTAGTACAGTTTGACCACCATACAAAAGGCTTGCGGCAAGAATAGGTAAAGAACTATTTTTTGCACCGTGAACATCTATTTCACCATTTAGACGTTTTCCTCCCTCGACAATAAGTCTTTCCATCTATTTACA
It encodes:
- the murA gene encoding UDP-N-acetylglucosamine 1-carboxyvinyltransferase — protein: MERLIVEGGKRLNGEIDVHGAKNSSLPILAASLLYGGQTVLKNCPKLSDVDAAIKILTYLGCTVEREGDTVIINSDHIAQTEIPENLMHEMRSSIVFLGAIISRMGKATLSFPGGCELGPRPIDLHISSLQKLGVDIVEEYGKLCCQATNGLKGCKINLSFPSVGATENILLASVMSKGETIILNAAQEPEIIDLANYLNQRGARIKGAGKSTIVIEGVEKLNSVEYSVMPDRIVAITYLCGAAITGGDVLVNHINTDDIESVLPILEQAGCKLSVYSNKINISGPSIIRPVKNIRTMPYPGFPTDAQAPIMAMLTVASGTSMFVENIFESRYKHVGELTRMGADIKVEGKVAVVEGVKKLYGASVEATDLRGGAALVIAALAAQGVSKINHIYHIDRGYETIEEQFNKLGAKIIRE